One Xylanivirga thermophila DNA segment encodes these proteins:
- a CDS encoding polyprenyl synthetase family protein, whose amino-acid sequence MTFKEQYSKKLNMVNNKINLFIEADAHYSDILIDAMKYSLNAGGKRLRPILLLSAHELLDGNLDESLPIACALEMIHTYSLIHDDLPAMDNDDFRRGKPTNHRIYGEAVAILAGDALLNRSYEIMIQNSIAYQMKLPYHTAAIQIIAKAAGMHGMIGGQVADIEYQANDLDDDAIRYIHTHKTGALITASLMAGAILENPNQTTLNSIKTYGEKLGLAFQITDDILDVVGDLRLIGKQPGSDLVQQKLTYPKIYGLENSQKMAKNLVDEAISYLDIFGSKADFLKDIANHMLERQC is encoded by the coding sequence ATGACATTTAAAGAACAGTATAGTAAAAAGTTAAATATGGTAAATAATAAGATCAATTTATTTATAGAAGCTGATGCTCATTATTCCGATATTCTCATAGATGCTATGAAATACAGCCTAAATGCTGGCGGAAAAAGGTTAAGACCTATTTTATTGTTGTCAGCCCATGAACTTTTGGATGGAAATTTAGATGAATCTTTACCTATAGCATGTGCTTTGGAAATGATTCATACCTATTCCCTAATTCATGATGATCTTCCTGCCATGGATAATGATGATTTTAGACGTGGCAAACCTACCAATCATAGGATTTATGGAGAAGCAGTTGCCATATTAGCAGGCGATGCACTTTTAAATAGATCATATGAAATTATGATTCAAAATAGTATAGCATATCAAATGAAATTGCCATACCATACGGCCGCAATACAGATTATTGCAAAGGCTGCAGGAATGCATGGGATGATAGGAGGACAGGTAGCGGATATTGAGTACCAAGCTAATGATTTGGATGATGATGCTATAAGATACATACATACACATAAAACAGGAGCTCTTATAACTGCTTCTCTTATGGCTGGTGCGATTCTAGAAAATCCAAACCAAACAACATTGAACTCTATAAAAACTTATGGTGAAAAACTTGGTTTGGCATTTCAAATAACAGATGATATTCTAGATGTAGTTGGTGACTTGCGATTAATTGGTAAACAGCCTGGCAGTGATTTAGTGCAACAAAAGTTGACATACCCCAAAATATATGGTCTGGAGAATTCACAAAAGATGGCTAAAAATTTGGTAGATGAAGCAATTAGCTATTTAGATATATTTGGGTCAAAGGCAGATTTTCTAAAAGATATAGCCAATCATATGTTAGAGAGGCAATGCTGA
- a CDS encoding divergent PAP2 family protein has product MNSWKQLFSNNILWISILAWFIAQSLKVIITLITVRKLDIKRFVGSGGMPSSHSAFVVSLAVSIGETQGYNSPMFALAATFAMIVMYDAAGVRRAAGKQAAVLNDILAQLQSKRGVSDKKLKELIGHTPIEVIIGALLGILIAKLAF; this is encoded by the coding sequence GTGAATTCATGGAAGCAATTATTTTCTAATAATATATTATGGATAAGCATATTAGCATGGTTTATAGCTCAGTCATTAAAGGTAATAATAACGCTTATAACTGTAAGAAAACTCGATATAAAACGGTTTGTAGGTTCAGGTGGTATGCCAAGTTCCCATTCTGCATTTGTAGTTTCATTAGCAGTATCCATAGGTGAAACTCAAGGATATAATTCACCAATGTTTGCACTAGCTGCAACTTTTGCCATGATCGTAATGTATGATGCAGCTGGTGTTAGGAGAGCAGCAGGAAAACAGGCAGCGGTGCTAAATGATATTTTAGCACAATTACAATCTAAAAGAGGGGTTTCAGATAAAAAATTAAAAGAGCTTATAGGTCATACCCCCATAGAAGTAATTATAGGCGCATTATTGGGAATACTTATTGCTAAACTAGCATTTTAA
- the dxs gene encoding 1-deoxy-D-xylulose-5-phosphate synthase, which yields MSTYPLLNSINSPLDIKELNIEQLNVLSEEIRQFIIKNVSITGGHLASNLGVIEITLALHYVFDSPFDKIIWDVGHQAYVHKILTQRKDMFDSLRQYGGISGFPKRSESVHDIFETGHSSTSISAALGISRARDIKGEKGKVIAVIGDGALTGGMAFEALNDAGHSKTDIIIVLNDNEMSISRNVGAVSAHLSKIRSSPKYSRMKKDVKSFLNWIPFIGKPMARGIERLKNSFKYLLVPGVIFEELGFTYMGPIDGHDIETLIRVIKRASNMHGPVLIHTVTKKGKGYYFAEKNPEKYHSIAPFNPCTGEVIKKNTKLTYSEVFGTKLLDIASKNDKIVAVTAAMPEGTGLKEFKSKFPSRFFDVGIAEQHAVTMAAGLAVGGLKPYVAIYSTFLQRAYDQILHDVCMQNLPVVFAIDRAGLVGKDGETHQGMFDISYLRHIPNITIMAPKNFLELEEMLDFSSSFNSPLAIRYPRGSDGILEESQALPLNSLQWEMLKEGKSFIVLIAVGKMVDIAYQSAQILQEESIDVAVVNARIIKPLDEGFLTNLAKYYDVWLTLEDNVVKGGFGSSINEFIAQKGYNITMINYGLPDKFITHGDVNTLMENLGLDPKSIAWQIKRIIGKYEANSYFK from the coding sequence TTGAGTACATATCCTTTATTAAATTCTATAAATTCTCCCCTTGATATAAAGGAACTTAATATAGAACAGCTAAATGTTCTATCAGAGGAAATTAGACAATTTATTATTAAAAATGTATCTATAACTGGTGGACATCTGGCTTCAAATCTTGGTGTCATTGAGATTACATTGGCTTTACATTATGTTTTTGATAGTCCTTTTGATAAAATAATATGGGATGTGGGACATCAGGCATATGTACATAAAATATTAACACAAAGAAAGGATATGTTTGACTCTCTACGACAATATGGCGGTATAAGTGGATTCCCCAAAAGATCTGAAAGTGTTCATGATATATTTGAAACGGGGCATAGTAGTACTTCTATTTCTGCTGCGTTAGGCATATCTAGAGCAAGGGATATAAAAGGTGAAAAGGGAAAAGTGATAGCCGTGATAGGTGATGGAGCATTAACGGGAGGCATGGCTTTTGAAGCCTTGAACGATGCGGGACATTCTAAAACAGATATAATTATTGTATTAAATGACAATGAAATGTCCATTTCAAGAAATGTAGGTGCAGTTTCTGCCCACCTTTCTAAAATTCGTTCAAGTCCTAAATATAGTAGAATGAAAAAAGATGTAAAATCCTTTTTGAATTGGATCCCCTTTATAGGAAAACCAATGGCTAGGGGAATAGAGCGATTAAAAAATAGTTTTAAATATCTCTTAGTACCTGGAGTCATTTTTGAGGAATTGGGATTTACTTATATGGGTCCAATAGATGGACATGATATAGAAACATTAATAAGGGTTATTAAAAGAGCCTCGAATATGCATGGACCAGTGCTTATTCATACGGTTACTAAAAAAGGTAAGGGATATTATTTTGCTGAGAAAAACCCTGAAAAATATCATAGCATAGCACCGTTTAATCCATGCACAGGGGAAGTTATTAAAAAAAATACTAAGTTGACATATTCAGAAGTATTTGGAACCAAGTTATTAGATATAGCGAGCAAAAATGATAAAATAGTTGCTGTAACTGCAGCTATGCCAGAAGGTACTGGACTTAAGGAATTTAAAAGTAAATTTCCTAGTAGATTTTTTGATGTGGGTATAGCTGAGCAGCATGCAGTAACCATGGCAGCAGGACTGGCTGTAGGTGGGTTAAAACCATATGTAGCAATTTATTCTACTTTTCTACAACGGGCATATGATCAAATTTTACATGATGTTTGTATGCAAAACTTACCGGTAGTTTTTGCAATAGATAGGGCTGGATTAGTAGGGAAAGATGGAGAGACTCACCAAGGAATGTTCGATATAAGTTATTTGAGACATATTCCTAATATAACTATAATGGCCCCAAAAAACTTTTTAGAGTTGGAAGAGATGCTTGATTTTTCATCTAGCTTTAATAGCCCTTTAGCTATTAGATATCCTCGAGGAAGCGATGGGATACTTGAAGAAAGTCAAGCACTACCTTTGAATAGTTTACAGTGGGAAATGCTAAAAGAAGGCAAGTCCTTCATAGTTTTAATAGCTGTAGGTAAAATGGTGGATATAGCATATCAATCTGCCCAAATTTTGCAAGAAGAATCTATTGATGTAGCTGTTGTAAATGCTAGAATAATAAAACCATTAGATGAAGGATTTTTAACTAATTTGGCTAAATACTATGATGTTTGGCTTACATTAGAGGATAATGTTGTTAAAGGTGGATTTGGAAGCAGCATAAATGAATTTATAGCCCAAAAAGGATACAATATAACTATGATTAATTATGGTCTACCTGATAAATTTATCACTCATGGCGATGTCAATACATTAATGGAAAATTTAGGACTAGACCCTAAGAGTATTGCGTGGCAGATCAAACGTATAATAGGAAAATATGAAGCAAATAGCTACTTTAAATAA